A stretch of DNA from Clostridium sp. JN-9:
CATATTTACACTATCCCTCCTTTAGAATAGTGTAACATAACATTGTTTCATTGTAAATATAAAAAATAGGTTCTATAAAAATATTTATAAAACCTATTTTTCTTCTAAGAAATTTAGTATAAAGTTTAACTTACAAATTCCATTCCCTTTTCAATAGCTTCTTTATTAATATCAAAGAAACTTTCTTTGCCATGAGCTTTTAAAGCATCAAGCAATTGATCAGTGGAAACGATTCCTGTCTTTTTAACCAATGCACCAAGCAATATCATGTTTGCGATTTTTTTGCTTCCCATCTTCTCTGCAATGGTCTGAGCAGGAATAGCTATAATCTCAAGATCATTTCTCACAGGCATTCTGTCAACTAAGTCTGAATCCATTACTATTAACCCGCCGGAATTCACTGCTTCTTCAAACTTATCCAGTGAAGGTCTGTTCATAACAATAAGAGTATCAGCTTTTGTAACTATAGGAGACCCTATAGATTCATTTGTGAGAATAACTGAGCAGTTGGCAGTGCCTCCTCTCATCTCAGGTCCATATGATGGCAGCCATGAAACATTTAAATCAGCATCCATACCAGCGTAAGCCAGAAACTTACCCATGGAAAGTATGCCCTGACCTCCAAAACCAGCAAATATCAATTCTTGTGATGCCATTTATTTCACCTCCGTAGTTATATCCTTTTTTACTCCAAGAGGATAATATGGTATCATATTATCTCTTAGCCACTGGAAAGACTCCTGAGGAGATAATCCCCAGTTAGTTGGGCATATTGAAAGCACCTCTATTAATGAGAACCCTTTTCCAGCCAATTGATTCTCGAAGGCCTTTTTAATTGCTTTTTTTGCTTTTACTACATTTGGAACAGTATCCACAGATACTCTTTCTACATAGCAGGCTCCATCCAGTGTTGAAATCATCTCTGATACTCTTATAGGATGTCCTGCAAGTTTAACATCTCTACCATATGGAGTAGTTTCAGTCACCTGCCCTGGAAGTGTTGTTGGAGCCATTTGTCCTCCAGTCATTCCATAAATGCAGTTGTTTACAAATATTGTAACTATATTTTCTCCTCTTGTTGCTGCATGTACTATCTCAGCTGTACCTATTGCAGCAAGATCTCCATCTCCCTGATATGTGAATACTACTGAATCAGGATGAGTTCTTTTTATTCCTGTTGCCACAGCAGGTGCTCTGCCATGAGCTGCTTCAAACATATCACATGCAAAGTAGTCATATGCCAGCACAGCACAGCCAACTGGTGCAACACCAATGGTTTTATCTAAAATACCTAATTCATCAATAACCTCTGCCACAAGTCTATGAATGATACCATGAGTACATCCAGGGCAGTAATGTGTTGGAACATCCAATAATGCTTTTGTAGGTTCAAATACTATTGACATTATTTTGCACCTCCTACCATAGCCTTTACTTTAGCTAATATATCTGATGGATCCGGAACCATTCCGCCAGTTCTTCCATAGAAATCTACCGGCTTTCTTCCATTCACTGAAAGTCTTACATCTTCAACCATCTGTCCGCAGCTCATTTCCACTGACAAATAGCCATGCTTTGTATTATTTACAGTTTTTTCAAAAGCCTCTGCTGGATATGGCCATAATGTAATTGGCCTTATGAGACCAACCTTTATTCCTTCCTTTTCAGCCATCTTTATTACATTCTTACATATTCTTGAGGTAGTTCCGTAAGCAACCATGATTAAATCGCAGTCACCTTCACAGTTATACATTTCATATCTTGTTTCTTTTTTAGTTATTTCTTTATATTTATCCTGAAGATGCATATTATGTTTCTCTAATACATCGGGTTTTAAATATAAAGAATTAATAACATTATGCTTGGCTCTTCCGTTTAAGCCATTTGCTGCCCAGTCTTTTTCAGGTAACTGCTTCTTTTCTCTTTCTTTAAATTCCACAGGTTCCATCATTTGTCCAAGCATACCATCTCCCATTACCATGCAGGGAGTTCTATATAAATCTGCCACATCAAATGCATCCTGTATTAAATCTACCATTTCCTGTATTGTAGCTGGAGCAAATACAGGCATTTTATAATCTCCATGTCCTCCGCCTTTAGTAGCCTGGAAATAATCTGACTGCGCTGGCTGTATG
This window harbors:
- a CDS encoding 2-oxoacid:acceptor oxidoreductase family protein, whose protein sequence is MASQELIFAGFGGQGILSMGKFLAYAGMDADLNVSWLPSYGPEMRGGTANCSVILTNESIGSPIVTKADTLIVMNRPSLDKFEEAVNSGGLIVMDSDLVDRMPVRNDLEIIAIPAQTIAEKMGSKKIANMILLGALVKKTGIVSTDQLLDALKAHGKESFFDINKEAIEKGMEFVS
- a CDS encoding thiamine pyrophosphate-dependent enzyme produces the protein MSIVFEPTKALLDVPTHYCPGCTHGIIHRLVAEVIDELGILDKTIGVAPVGCAVLAYDYFACDMFEAAHGRAPAVATGIKRTHPDSVVFTYQGDGDLAAIGTAEIVHAATRGENIVTIFVNNCIYGMTGGQMAPTTLPGQVTETTPYGRDVKLAGHPIRVSEMISTLDGACYVERVSVDTVPNVVKAKKAIKKAFENQLAGKGFSLIEVLSICPTNWGLSPQESFQWLRDNMIPYYPLGVKKDITTEVK
- a CDS encoding 3-methyl-2-oxobutanoate dehydrogenase subunit VorB — protein: MEKVLMKGNEAIGEAAIRANCQCFFGYPITPQTEVAAYMSRKMPKIGRVFLQAESEVAAINMVYGAAGSGVRSMTSSSSPGISLKSEGISYIAGAELPCVIINIVRGGPGLGSIQPAQSDYFQATKGGGHGDYKMPVFAPATIQEMVDLIQDAFDVADLYRTPCMVMGDGMLGQMMEPVEFKEREKKQLPEKDWAANGLNGRAKHNVINSLYLKPDVLEKHNMHLQDKYKEITKKETRYEMYNCEGDCDLIMVAYGTTSRICKNVIKMAEKEGIKVGLIRPITLWPYPAEAFEKTVNNTKHGYLSVEMSCGQMVEDVRLSVNGRKPVDFYGRTGGMVPDPSDILAKVKAMVGGAK